A window of Ananas comosus cultivar F153 linkage group 4, ASM154086v1, whole genome shotgun sequence contains these coding sequences:
- the LOC109709201 gene encoding acyl carrier protein 2, mitochondrial-like, which yields MAVAAARWALLRRLRVAAGAPAMPPSPSSPSPTSSLGRFFFLVGRRGFSEEVKGSFLDKGEVTDRVISVIKNFQKVDPSKVTPNAHFQKDLGLDSLDTVEIVMAFEEEFGFEIPDNEADKIDSIKVAVDFVASHPQAK from the exons ATGGCAGTGGCGGCGGCGAGATGGGCTCTCCTGAGGCGCCTGCGGGTGGCCGCCGGAGCTCCGGCGATGCCGCCGTCGCCATCGTCGCCGTCTCCCACCTCCTCCCTCGGtcgcttcttcttcctcgtcggTCGCCGAGGGTTCTCGGAGGAGGTGAAGGGGTCGTTCCTCGACAAGGGTGAGGTCACCGATCGCGTCATCTCCGTCATCAAGAACTTCCAAAAGGTCGACCCCTCCAAG GTGACACCAAATGCTCATTTCCAGAAGGACCTTGGCCTTGACAGCTTGGACACCGTAGAAATTGTGATGGCCTTTGAGGAAGAATTCGGGTTTGAAATCCCCGACAACGAGGCGGACAAGATTGATTCCATCAAAGTTGCTGTCGACTTCGTCGCCTCGCATCCCCAAGCAAAATGA